The Ficedula albicollis isolate OC2 chromosome 1, FicAlb1.5, whole genome shotgun sequence nucleotide sequence TGTAGCTTATCTGAGGCGGGTGGGAAGTGTTCATGGAAGGACCATCACTAATGATTACTACATAGTTTTTAGGGACAAGACCGATCTGACCTCTGGAATTTTTACATTTCCACCATTCTGGGTCATTTTCTGGCTTTTCAATGACTTCCATCGTTTCCCCTTTCTCAAAATTGAGCTCTTCTTCTGTGACGGAGCTGAATGGGTACAGTGTCTGAACGATGTGGAGTACTTTGGAGCCCTGGCCGTTACTCATGGAAGCGCCTTTCCTTAGGCTCAGAAAGCTGGGGGAATCTGCAGTtgcctcctccacctcctctaCCACGTAGTTTGAAGGGAACCAGCCGATCTGTCCATTGTAGCTCCCTCTCCACCAGCCGTCGCTGCACTTCTCCATGACAATCACTCGGGAGCCTTTGACGAGGGACAGCTCGTCCTCCCTCTCGGCAACATAGGCGAATTTCACGTAGGCGGGAATGTTGAGGTCGTAGATCCGGTCGGCGCTGCTGCCGTTGGAAGGGTACTCTGCGTCCGTGCTCGGAGTGGGGGAGGCGTCTCTCGCACTCGTCTTTCTCTTGGTTTTTCCCAAGCCTGTCAAAGACAGAAATGTAAAGTGGTCATTGGAAGGCTTGTCCACAGTCTGCAAAAGCTGGATGTGGTGACATGCTGTACTCTCACTTCAACAACACTGCTAAATGGAGATTTGTAACACTACACAGTCAGGAAATAGCTCACTTCAACAACACTGCTAAATGGAGATTTCTTCTGTAACACTACACAGTCAGGAAATAACAACACCTTTAAGAGATTCTCCTTAACATCCACCTGATGCACCATTAGGTAAAGAGCAATTTGTGTTATAGTGACTTCTCATGTAGCAGAGTTTAAATAGACTTAAACACAGTCTTTCTTCACTAGGAGAACAGGTAATCACTGAAAGATTTCTGAGCTTGCTGTTACATATCTTTAAATTCCAGCCAAATGACCatgccttttaattttaagagaTGACTTCAATTTGGCTCAaacaaaaagtgaaaggaaaCCTACAAAAATTaacaagcacagaaataaaagctaaagCTTCTCTGCAAATTGTATAGCTCTGTTTGCTCTGGCAGTACccagacagcacagctgcaaCTCCTTCAAACTGCGATCCCCCTTCTCAAACCCACACCTCTTTCACCTACATTTCATCACGTACTGTAACAGGAGAAACCTGATGATGAGGAAGACCATTTGCATATGTTTCTCTATAACCTGTAAATTCTGATGTCCTGTCATGGCTTTAATTATAGTGTTAAATACAACGTAAAGAAGAAACAACAATAACATTGAACACatcaccttttttattttttttatatgagaAACCATATTAATGTCTGCTGACATATAGAAAAACTGCACAGCACACTTGGTGTACTTTTCAAACTTTTCAAACCCCTGCTTAAGCTAACatataaacaaataataaaGTGAACAAGTAGCCCTCTCTTATGAAATTCACttataaatatctgaaaaacaaaagattaCGTCTCAGTATAGCACAACCAAGCAACACCCAAAACGTCACACaagggacagaaagaaaaaccaccACAGAAATACTGTATGGTATCACATTTGTACTTTTCTCCATACTCCTAGAGCCTGAGAGGCAGGT carries:
- the NCK2 gene encoding cytoplasmic protein NCK2 is translated as MTEEVIVIAKWDYTAQQDQELDIKKNERLWLLDDSKTWWRVRNAANKTGYVPSNYVERKNSLKKGSLVKNLKDTLGLGKTKRKTSARDASPTPSTDAEYPSNGSSADRIYDLNIPAYVKFAYVAEREDELSLVKGSRVIVMEKCSDGWWRGSYNGQIGWFPSNYVVEEVEEATADSPSFLSLRKGASMSNGQGSKVLHIVQTLYPFSSVTEEELNFEKGETMEVIEKPENDPEWWKCKNSRGQIGLVPKNYVVIISDGPSMNTSHPPQISYTGPSSTGRFAGREWYYGNVTRHQAECALNERGVEGDFLVRDSESSPSDFSVSLKASGKNKHFKVQLVDNVYCIGQRRFNTMDELVEHYKKAPIFTSEHGEKLYLVKALQ